A region from the Cydia amplana chromosome 7, ilCydAmpl1.1, whole genome shotgun sequence genome encodes:
- the LOC134649525 gene encoding uncharacterized protein LOC134649525 isoform X3: protein MARWQKVLAAVFILAAAATAARKSPPKAEPQIEEVTAKQLDRVLEDKDFVAVYWYARSCVTCDKVLEELEKIDDDTDTFGVDFVKINDKRLAKQYGITKFPALTYFREKEPIIYEGDLMDEESVLDFLTSLEAMDLPDRIEEVNQKILSKIIEDTDYVAVLFCPDHKSCGPSNNKPECKKCAKALQELENIDDEADQLGIGFVKIHDEELAEEYSLGELPRLVYYRHEIPIIYESELSKEEDVLEWLIANKSTGDEEDVIEDVTAKTLNTLIGNVDNLVVVFYDHGDEESMTVLGELENIDDDCDRHGIQFVKIDDAKAADSFGIDNIPSIVYFEKQIPNVYDGDLENEEEILEWLVGQLEKDEIEDVTDEMLDKLIKDGKTVAVLFYDNNDRKSQKVLAELENIDDECDSLGIAFVKIDNDDEAKEYGIEKIPTLLYFEKGIPTYYEGNLEEEEKVLAWLRYQVESDEIEDITDEMLDLIIEKMPYVAVLFYDKDQKKSQKILSELENIDDECDQNDIAFVKIDDDKEAKEYGIDSIPTMVFFEKGIPHIYEGDLMKEDELLGWLLHQKRHSEIPEVTDEMMDKLIESTPYLAVIFYDKEDKQDIRILNELENIDDELEKEGIVIVRMDNENEAKEFGIDHLPTLVYFEENIPAIYEGDLMNEDEVLEWLIEQKNSATIEEVTDEILTDLIEEHEYVVVYFSGNCEEGDECDNILDELENIDDELDETGIIFVTTEDLALAKKYGIKTFPTLVFFRNKDPLIYKGDIEDEDEVLSWLTDEDTLEIPGKIEEVNSRMLEKILAENDHIVVFFYKEGDKKSQKVLSELENIDDECEEKDIDFVKISDEGVEKEYDLSELPALAFYRHKFRTIYEGDLMHEEDILSWVLDLVDSQPDVIESVDRKTLKDLIADVEHLAVFFYSDDCDTCDDVLEELETIDDDTDKYEIQFVKSKDSKLASDIGIFSFPALVYYETGVPIMYDGDLKNEKKVLQWLIDQKSDRCFYIGLGAKPAAPKMTYEPYQCCPTKVQSPTKVAKATPTKVPAKKLEKASPKQQAKPAKGSKALAKPEKGKGKKGNLLDESEVLEWMVKQKEDESIEHIEREKLFKYIDTKEFLAVVFYREDDPESPRILRYVELIDDEASEYGIKVVKCSDRLMAKKYGFRNPPGITYFRKGKYINYDGDMDDEEEILDWLTNPENMELTDHIEKVNRKMFQKIRQTSDYVAVFFYSNDCKQCPRVLLEIEHIDDDADGAGINFVKIDDKQMAKEFGVFALPAVLFFKMGSKDPVIYAGDLYDEHQLLNWLLTQKNPAGDVIEALEGKELLKLIEEEGSLAVYFYSLDCEQCAGILEELENIDDDCDRHKIKFVKTQDYSIAESYGVTDFPVLVYFENNIPNVYEGSLAEEEEVLQWLITQKTEDRIELITRVMLENMVEETQYLAVYFYKLNCHICDAILEGLEQIDDECDVYGIHMVKIQDPQLAKRYSIKTFPAMVYFRNGNPLLFEGDLQNEESILEWLIDDENRELADEIESVNDRMLERLLVESHLLVVFFYDDEDCPECEDLLESLEQIDGEVDQFGIDFVKIASPEAAAKYNIINIPSLVYFRKQVPMLYDGDIHQVDKVLSWLTSQDVFEIKNEIEEVNRKMLDKLLEENEFLAVYFYEKSQESRAVLDKLENIDSETDNLDITFVKMEDPRYARKWGVTKLPAIVYFRKRFPSIYRGDTMNEEEVLDWLRKNRFRQPELNIFMYALIALSIAFVMYTAFLLQCFKPAPPAPAPHPKQA, encoded by the exons GAGATCTCATGGACGAAGAGAGCGTCCTGGATTTCCTGACGAGTTTAGAAGCCATGGACCTTCCGGACCGGATAGAGGAGGTAAACCAGAAGATCCTGTCCAAGATCATCGAGGACACGGACTACGTTGCTGTTCTCTTTT GTCCTGACCACAAAAGTTGCGGCCCATCGAACA ACAAGCCCGAATGCAAGAAGTGTGCGAAGGCGCTTCAAGAACTGGAGAACATAGATGATGAAGCTGACCAGCTGGGAATCGGGTTCGTCAAGATCCACGACGAAGAACTAGCCGAGGAGTACAGTCTTGGGGAGCTGCCAAGACTGGTGTACTACAGGCATGAAATACCAATTATCTATGAAA GTGAGTTGAGCAAAGAGGAGGATGTCTTGGAGTGGTTGATCGCCAACAAGTCCACCGGTGACGAAGAAGATGTCATCGAAGACGTCACGGCCAAGACCCTCAACACCCTCATCGGCAACGTGGATAACCTTGTTGTTGTCTTCT ACGACCACGGTGACGAGGAATCAATGACAGTCCTTGGCGAGCTCGAGAACATCGACGACGACTGCGACCGCCACGGCATCCAGTTCGTCAAGATCGACGACGCCAAGGCCGCCGACTCCTTCGGCATCGACAACATTCCCTCCATCGTCTACTTCGAGAAGCAGATCCCCAACGTTTACGACG GTGATCTTGAAAACGAGGAAGAGATACTGGAGTGGCTGGTCGGCCAGCTGGAGAAGGACGAGATCGAGGACGTCACCGACGAGATGCTCGACAAGTTGATCAAGGACGGGAAAACCGTTGCCGTGCTATTCT ATGACAATAACGATCGCAAATCTCAGAAGGTATTAGCAGAACTTGAGAACATTGATGACGAGTGCGATTCTCTCGGTATTGCGTTTGTGAAGATTGACAATGATGACGAAGCCAAAGAATACGGCATTGAAAAGATCCCAACTCTTCTGTATTTCGAAAAGGGTATCCCGACTTATTACGAAGGAAACCTGGAAGAGGAAGAGAAAGTATTAGCTTGGCTCAGGTATCAAGTGGAGAGCGACGAAATTGAGGACATCACTGATGAAATGCTCGACCTCATCATCGAGAAAATGCCATACGTCGCTGTGCTGTTCT ACGACAAGGACCAGAAGAAGAGTCAAAAGATCCTTTCTGAGCTGGAGAACATCGACGACGAATGTGACCAGAATGACATTGCCTTCGTCAAGATTGATGACGATAAAGAAGCCAAGGAATATGGTATTGACTCCATTCCAACTATGGTTTTCTTCGAGAAAGGCATCCCTCACATCTACGAAGGTGATCTGATGAAGGAAGATGAATTACTCGGCTGGTTGCTACATCAGAAACGACATAGTGAAATTCCTGAAGTCACTGATGAGATGATGGACAAACTAATAGAAAGTACACCATATTTGGCTGTTATCTTTT ACGACAAAGAGGACAAACAAGACATAAGGATCCTCAACGAACTGGAAAACATTGATGATGAACTAGAAAAGGAAGGTATCGTTATTGTGCGAATGGATAACGAGAATGAAGCTAAAGAATTCGGTATCGACCATCTGCCGACTCTCGTATACTTCGAAGAGAACATCCCCGCTATCTATGAAGGTGACCTGATGAATGAAGATGAAGTATTGGAGTGGCTTATTGAACAGAAGAACAGCGCTACCATTGAGGAAGTTACTGATGAGATCTTGACTGATCTTATCGAAGAACACGAATACGTGGTCGTTTATTTCA GCGGCAATTGCGAAGAGGGCGATGAATGCGACAACATCCTAGACGAGCTTGAGAACATTGACGACGAGTTGGACGAGACGGGCATCATCTTCGTCACCACCGAGGACCTGGCGCTCGCCAAGAAGTACGGCATCAAGACCTTCCCCACGCTCGTGTTCTTCAGGAACAAGGACCCACTCATTTACAAGG GGGACATCGAAGACGAGGATGAAGTGCTGTCATGGCTGACGGACGAAGACACCCTTGAGATCCCCGGCAAGATCGAGGAGGTCAACTCCAGGATGCTGGAGAAGATCCTAGCCGAAAACGACCACATCGTTGTCTTTTTCT ACAAGGAGGGCGACAAGAAATCTCAAAAAGTACTCAGCGAGCTTGAAAACATCGATGACGAGTGCGAAGAAAAAGACATAGATTTCGTCAAGATTTCTGATGAAGGAGTGGAGAAGGAATACGACCTGTCTGAATTGCCGGCTTTAGCTTTCTACCGCCACAAGTTCAGGACCATCTATGAAGGCGATCTGATGCATGAAGAAGATATCTTGTCCTGGGTGTTGGATTTGGTTGACTCTCAGCCTGACGTCATTGAGAGCGTGGACAGGAAGACTTTGAAGGATTTAATTGCAGATGTGGAACATCTTGCCGTCTTCTTTT ACAGTGATGATTGCGACACCTGCGACGATGTACTCGAAGAACTGGAGACAATTGACGACGACACAGACAAATACGAGATTCAGTTCGTCAAGTCCAAGGACTCCAAACTGGCTTCGGACATTGGCATTTTCAGTTTCCCAGCTCTGGTATACTATGAGACCGGGGTTCCGATCATGTACGATG GTGACTTAAAGAACGAAAAAAAGGTCCTCCAGTGGCTTATAGATCAAAAAA GCGATCGCTGTTTCTACATTGGATTGGGGGCGAAACCGGCCGCCCCAAAAATGACTTACGAACCCTACCAGTGCTGTCCCACTAAAGTTCAAAGTCCGACCAAAGTAGCCAAAGCCACCCCGACCAAGGTTCCGGCCAAGAAACTCGAGAAGGCAAGCCCCAAGCAGCAAGCAAAGCCCGCCAAGGGGTCGAAAGCACTCGCCAAGCCGGAAAAGGGAAAAGGAAAAAAAG gtaatttACTGGATGAATCAGAAGTGCTGGAATGGATGGTCAAACAAAAGGAAGATGAAAGTATTGAACACATTGAAAGAGAAAAATTGTTCAAATACATTGACACAAAAGAATTCTTAGCTGTTGTTTTCT ATAGAGAAGACGATCCAGAGAGTCCGCGTATCCTAAGGTACGTGGAACTAATCGACGATGAAGCATCGGAGTACGGCATCAAAGTAGTAAAATGCAGCGATCGTTTAATGGCCAAGAAATACGGTTTCCGCAATCCGCCCGGTATCACCTACTTCAGAAAGGGCAAATACATCAATTACGACGGAGACATGGATGACGAGGAAGAGATTTTGGACTGGTTGACCAATCCGGAAAACATGGAACTTACGGATCACATAGAAAAAGTTAATCGTAAAATGTTTCAGAAAATACGACAGACATCCGATTATGTAGCAGTATTCTTTT ACAGTAATGACTGCAAACAGTGTCCCAGAGTGCTGCTGGAGATAGAGCACATTGACGACGACGCTGACGGCGCCGGTATCAACTTTGTCAAGATTGATGACAAGCAGATGGCCAAGGAATTTGGAGTTTTCGCTTTACCTGCTGTGCTGTTCTTCAAAATGGGATCTAAAGACCCTGTCATTTACGCTG GTGATCTTTACGATGAACATCAGTTATTAAACTGGTTGTTGACTCAAAAGAATCCAGCAGGTGATGTAATTGAAGCACTTGAGGGTAAAGAATTGCTCAAATTGATAGAAGAGGAAGGATCCCTTGCTGTGTACTTCT ATTCGCTTGACTGCGAGCAATGCGCTGGCATTTTGGAAGAACTGGAAAACATAGATGACGATTGTGACCGACATAAAATAAAGTTCGTGAAGACACAAGATTACTCGATAGCGGAGTCGTATGGAGTTACTGACTTCCCAGTGTTGGTGTATTTTGAGAACAATATTCCGAATGTGTACGAAGGTTCTCTGGCGGAGGAGGAAGAGGTGTTGCAATGGTTGATTACTCAGAAAACTGAAGACCGCATTGAATTGATAACCAGAGTGATGTTAGAAAATATGGTTGAAGAAACACAGTACTTGGCAGTATACTTTT ACAAATTGAACTGTCATATTTGCGACGCTATTCTGGAAGGACTAGAGCAGATAGACGACGAATGCGACGTTTACGGTATTCATATGGTGAAAATACAAGATCCACAATTAGCCAAACGATATTCTATCAAGACCTTCCCGGCGATGGTTTACTTCag GAATGGCAATCCACTGCTTTTTGAAGGTGATCTGCAGAATGAAGAATCAATTCTTGAATGGCTTATTGACGATGAAAATCGGGAGCTTGCAGATGAAATTGAATCCGTAAACGATAGAATGCTAGAGAGGCTCCTAGTTGAATCACATTTACTCGTCGTCTTCTTct ATGATGATGAAGACTGCCCAGAATGTGAAGATCTGCTCGAATCACTAGAACAAATAGACGGTGAAGTAGATCAATTTGGTATCGATTTTGTGAAAATAGCCAGTCCAGAAGCGGCCGCGAAGTACAACATCATTAATATACCTTCTCTAGTGTATTTCCGCAAACAAGTACCCATGCTCTATGATGGCGACATCCATCAAGTTGATAAGGTTCTTAGTTGGCTAACTTCTCAAGACgtttttgaaattaaaaatgaaattgagGAGGTCAACCGCAAAATGTTGGATAAATTGCTGGAGGAAAACGAATTTTTAGCTGTTTATTTCT ATGAAAAATCACAAGAAAGTCGCGCTGTATTGGACAAATTGGAGAATATTGACAGCGAAACGGATAACTTGGATATAACTTTTGTAAAAATGGAAGACCCGCGATATGCAAGAAAATGGGGAGTCACTAAATTACCAGCTATCGTGTATTTTAGAAAGAGATTCCCAAGTATATACAgag GCGACACAATGAACGAAGAGGAAGTGCTGGACTGGCTTCGAAAGAATCGATTTAGACAGCCAGAGTTAAACATATTCATGTACGCTCTGATAGCGCTGTCAATAGCGTTCGTGATGTACACTGCGTTCCTGCTGCAGTGCTTCAAGCCCGCGCCGCCTGCGCCGGCA